A genomic window from Solanum dulcamara chromosome 11, daSolDulc1.2, whole genome shotgun sequence includes:
- the LOC129873678 gene encoding isovalerate--CoA ligase AAE2-like codes for MSHSGLTRNFICMTISVQNQPTTTQRPRHYMCQVSMDLPTESSLRSMEGLLKCSVNYVPLTPISFLERAANAFRGRTSIIDGPSVKYTWEETYARCIKLASALSELGISRGDMVATLARNVYAMQELHFAVPMAGAVLCTLNTRHDSAMLSVLLRHSEAKVIFVDQHLLQLAQGALDILANEKAIPPLLVLISDSENSSPTIVNSNSYEYESLLESGNSEFSVRWPTSEFDPISVNYTSGTTSRPKGVVYNHRGAYLNTIATFMLHEMSSWPVYLWTVPTFHCNGWCLTWGLAALGGTSICLRQVYPKNIFENIAEHKVTHMSGAPTVMNMIVNSPVRDRKPLPHKVNIMTGGSPPPPQILSKMEELGFRVHHLYGLTETYGPGTYCLWKPEWDSLPPNEKYKLKARQGVQHLCSEAVDVMDPLTMEKVPEDGKTIGEIMFRGNTVMSGYLKDEEATKETFKGGWFHSGDLAVKHPDGYIEVKDRLKDIIISGGENISTVEVERVLYSHPAVFETAVVARPDNHWGQTPCAFVKLKDGSNNVSDQEIINFCRDNLPHYMAPRTVIFQDLPKTSTGKIQKFILREKARALGSLC; via the exons ATGAGTCACTCAGGACTAACAagaaattttatatgtatgaccATTTCAGTTCAAAATCAACCTACAACTACTCAGAGACCTCGCCATTACATGTGTCAGGTTTCGATGGATCTTCCAACTGAGTCGTCGTTGCGATCCATGGAGGGTTTGCTTAAATGTTCTGTAAATTATGTTCCTTTGACACCTATAAGTTTTTTGGAGAGAGCAGCAAATGCATTTAGAGGAAGAACTTCTATCATTGATGGACCTTCTGTCAAATATACTTGGGAAGAGACATATGCTAGGTGCATAAAGCTGGCTTCTGCTTTGTCTGAGCTTGGGATTTCTCGTGGGGATATG GTTGCAACATTGGCCCGAAATGTATACGCAATGCAAGAGCTGCATTTTGCAGTACCAATGGCTGGAGCAGTTCTTTGTACATTGAATACACGTCATGATTCAGCTATGTTATCAGTACTGCTCAGGCATTCTGAAGCAAAGGTCATATTTGTGGATCAACACTTGCTCCAACTTGCTCAAGGAGCACTAGATATTCTTGCTAATGAAAAAGCAATACCACCTCTTCTTGTACTAATCTCTGACTCTGAAAATTCTTCTCCTACTATTGTTAATTCGAATTCTTATGAATATGAAAGCCTCCTGGAAAGTGGTAATAGCGAATTCTCTGTAAGGTGGCCGACAAGTGAATTTGACCCTATTAGTGTTAACTATACTTCTGGAACAACATCGCGACCCAAAGGGGTTGTTTACAATCACAGAGGTGCATATCTCAATACCATTGCTACATTTATGCTTCATGAGATGAGTTCATGGCCTGTTTACCTTTGGACCGTCCCAACGTTTCACTGCAACGGATGGTGCCTGACTTGGGGTCTAGCAGCACTTGGTGGCACCAGCATTTGCCTCAGACAGGTTTATCcgaaaaacatatttgaaaacATAGCAGAACACAAGGTCACACACATGAGTGGGGCACCAACTGTGATGAACATGATTGTGAATTCACCCGTAAGAGACAGAAAACCACTTCCTCACAAGGTCAACATAATGACAGGTGGTTCACCACCACCTCCACAAATCCTTTCCAAAATGGAGGAACTCGGGTTTCGAGTACATCACTTATATGGACTAACAGAGACATATGGTCCAGGTACATATTGTTTGTGGAAGCCTGAGTGGGATTCTTTACCACCAAATGAAAAGTACAAATTGAAAGCAAGACAAGGGGTGCAACATCTTTGTTCAGAGGCAGTGGATGTGATGGACCCTCTTACAATGGAGAAAGTACCAGAAGATGGTAAGACAATAGGTGAAATTATGTTTAGAGGGAATACTGTAATGAGTGGATATCTAAAAGATGAAGAAGCAACAAAAGAAACTTTTAAAGGTGGATGGTTTCATAGTGGTGATTTGGCCGTTAAACATCCTGATGGATACATAGAAGTTAAGGACAGATTGAAAGATATCATAATCTCCGGTGGAGAAAACATAAGCACAGTAGAGGTGGAAAGAGTTCTTTATAGTCATCCGGCAGTTTTTGAAACAGCAGTGGTCGCGCGACCAGATAATCACTGGGGGCAGACACCTTGTGCATTTGTGAAGTTGAAGGATGGTTCTAATAATGTTAGTGATCAAGAAATTATCAACTTCTGCAGGGATAACTTGCCTCACTACATGGCGCCCCGAACAGTGATATTTCAAGATCTCCCAAAAACTTCAACAGGCAAGATACAAAAGTTCATTCTAAGAGAGAAAGCCAGAGCCTTGGGAAGTCTTTGCTAA
- the LOC129874070 gene encoding protein STRICTOSIDINE SYNTHASE-LIKE 5-like: MTSPFIFLRPLFISVIIPVILGIVIYQLDSFDPAPYPTHIFSTDPPMLVPKRNNQMLRGSEKIGVNELLSPEDVAYDQNSGVIYTGCVDGWVKKVKVNESAADSTVEDWVFTGGRPLGLALGIHGEVIVADADKGLLLNVTSEGEIKVLTEEAEGLKFKLADAVDIADDGAIYFSDASYKYKFKDYIYDFLEGRPYGRLLSYDPSTKQTRTLLSELYFANGVAVSPDQNYVIFCETPLRKCQKYYIKGERKGTVDMFVDNLPGYPDNIRYDGEGHYWIAFATEKTYSWDLAQRYPFIRKIMAIFVKYVGQPKAEKNGGVLSVDLQGNPVEHYYDEDLTMVSSGIKIGDHLYCGSVKSRYILRLNLKQNPAVQTS, from the exons ATGACTTCTCCGTTCATCTTTCTTAGGCCTCTTTTTATATCAGTAATCATACCTGTTATTCTCGGAATAGTTATCTACCAACTTGATTCCTTCGACCCGGCTCCTTATCCGACCCATATCTTCTCTACTGACCCGCCCATGCTCGTGCCAAAGCGCAATAACCAGATGCTACGTGGCTCGGAAAAAATAGGAGTTAACGAACTGTTATCACCCGAAGACGTAGCTTACGATCAGAATTCGGGAGTTATATACACGGGATGCGTTGATGGGTGGGTCAAAAAAGTGAAAGTGAACGAATCGGCGGCCGATTCGACGGTGGAGGATTGGGTTTTCACCGGCGGCAGACCTCTTGGACTTGCTCTAGGAATTCACGGCGAAGTTATTGTTGCAGATGCGGACAAG GGGTTACTACTGAACGTTACTTCAGAGGGTGAGATTAAAGTGCTAACAGAGGAAGCTGAAGGCCTGAAATTCAAATTGGCAGACGCTGTCGACATTGCAGATGATGGAGCCATATACTTCTCGGATGCTTCTtacaaatataaattcaaagaCTACATTTATGATTTTCTTGAAGGCAGGCCCTATGGAAGATTGTTAAGTTATGATCCATCAACTAAACAGACCAGAACACTACTTAGCGAACTGTATTTCGCTAATGGTGTTGCAGTCTCTCCAGATcaaaattatgttattttctgTGAAACTCCTCT AAGGAAATGCCAGAAGTATTACATAAAAGGCGAAAGAAAAGGAACTGTGGATATGTTTGTTGATAATTTGCCTGGATATCCTGACAACATCCGTTATGATGGAGAAGGCCATTATTGGATTGCATTCGCCACC GAAAAGACATATTCATGGGACTTGGCACAAAGGTACCCATTCATCAGAAAGATAATGGCTATATTTGTGAAGTATGTTGGACAGCCAAAGGCAGAGAAAAATGGTGGTGTTTTATCTGTTGATTTACAAGGAAATCCAGTCGAACACTATTATGATGAGGATTTGACGATGGTGTCAAGTGGCATTAAGATTGGTGATCACCTGTACTGTGGCTCtgttaagtctcggtacatacTTCGCCTCAATCTGAAACAAAATCCTGCAGTTCAAACTTCATAA
- the LOC129874069 gene encoding butanoate--CoA ligase AAE1-like yields MNPFFNISRFNVWLHAVKRVGVQPRYLSQISDDTHPWQSMEGLMRSSANYFPLTPISFLDRAAKVFRDRTSVVYGSSVKFTWEQTHNRCLKMASALSQLGISRGDVVATLAPNVPAVQELHFAVPIAGAVLCTLNTRHDSAMVSVLLRHSEAKIIFVDQQLLDVAQGALDLLADAKTKPLLILIPDPDNLPPPATSPNVHEYETLLASGRSDFAIKWPLTEFDPISVNYTSGTTSQPKGVVYNHRGAYLNAIATPYTHEMGSMPTYLWTVPMFHCNGWSLTWGVAALGGTNVCLRRVSPKDIFENISLHKVTHMSGAPTVLNMIVNSPKSDRKPLPHKVEITTGGSPPPPHIIYKMEELGFSVSHIYGLTEIHGPCMSCLRKPEWESLPPDERFSLKARQGVEHFFTQGIDIRDPDTMERVPDDGKSLGEIMIRGNTVMSGYLKNVKATEEAFRGGWFHTGDLAVRHPDGYIEVKDRMKDIIISGGENICSVEVERVLLSHPAVFEAAVVARPDDHWGQTPCAFVKLKEGCSLGSEEIINFCRDHLPHYMAPRTVIFEDLPTTSTGKIQKFVLRGKAKDLGSLCQIKSEVAV; encoded by the exons ATGAATCCTTTCTTCAATATTTCAAGATTCAATGTGTGGTTACATGCTGTGAAGAGAGTTGGAGTTCAGCCTCGTTATCTGTCCCAAATTAGTGATGACACTCACCCATGGCAATCCATGGAGGGACTAATGAGGAGTTCAGCTAATTATTTCCCTTTGACACCCATTAGTTTCTTGGACAGAGCAGCTAAGGTATTTAGAGACAGAACATCAGTTGTGTATGGTTCTTCTGTTAAATTCACTTGGGAACAGACACATAACAGATGTCTAAAGATGGCTTCTGCACTGTCACAATTGGGTATTTCTCGTGGGGATGTT GTTGCAACACTGGCCCCTAATGTACCTGCAGTGCAAGAGTTACATTTCGCGGTGCCAATAGCAGGAGCAGTGCTTTGTACGTTGAATACACGCCATGATTCAGCTATGGTATCGGTCCTCCTGAGACATTCAGAAGCTAAGATCATTTTCGTTGACCAGCAATTGCTTGATGTTGCTCAAGGAGCACTGGATCTTCTTGCAGATGCCAAAACAAAACCTCTTCTAATATTAATCCCTGATCCTGATAACCTCCCGCCTCCTGCGACTTCTCCCAATGTTCATGAATATGAAACTCTTCTGGCAAGTGGACGCAGTGATTTTGCTATAAAGTGGCCGTTAACTGAGTTTGACCCTATTAGTGTCAACTATACTTCTGGTACAACATCACAACCTAAAGGAGTCGTTTACAATCATAGAGGTGCATATCTCAATGCTATTGCTACGCCCTACACTCATGAGATGGGCTCTATGCCGACTTATCTTTGGACTGTTCCCATGTTTCACTGCAATGGATGGAGTCTTACTTGGGGTGTGGCTGCACTTGGTGGCACGAATGTTTGCCTAAGACGTGTCTCTCCAAAGGACATTTTTGAGAATATATCCCTTCACAAGGTCACACATATGAGTGGTGCACCAACGGTCTTGAATATGATAGTAAATTCACCAAAAAGTGACCGTAAACCACTTCCTCACAAGGTTGAAATAACGACAGGTGGTTCACCACCGCCTCCTCATATCATTTACAAGATGGAGGAGTTAGGCTTTTCAGTATCTCATATATATGGGCTCACAGAGATTCATGGTCCCTGCATGTCTTGCCTCCGCAAGCCAGAATGGGAATCATTACCTCCTGATGAACGATTTTCTCTGAAAGCAAGACAAGGAGTGGAGCACTTTTTTACTCAGGGAATTGACATAAGAGACCCCGACACAATGGAGAGGGTGCCGGATGATGGCAAGTCCCTTGGTGAAATTATGATTAGAGGGAACACTGTGATGAGTGGATACTTAAAAAATGTTAAAGCAACAGAAGAAGCGTTCAGAGGTGGATGGTTTCATACTGGCGATCTTGCTGTGAGACATCCAGATGGCTACATTGAAGTTAAGGACCGGATGAAGGACATTATAATCTCTGGAGGTGAAAATATTTGCTCGGTTGAGGTGGAAAGAGTTTTGCTCAGTCATCCTGCAGTCTTTGAAGCAGCTGTAGTAGCAAGACCAGATGATCACTGGGGGCAGACGCCTTGTGCATTCGTGAAATTGAAGGAGGGATGTAGTCTTGGTTCTGAAGAAATAATCAACTTTTGTCGGGATCATTTGCCTCATTATATGGCTCCCAGGACAGTTATATTTGAAGATCTACCAACAACATCTACGGGCAAGATACAAAAGTTTGTCCTAAGGGGAAAAGCAAAAGACTTGGGCAGTCTTTGTCAAATCAAGAGTGAGGTTGCAGTTTGA
- the LOC129875174 gene encoding butanoate--CoA ligase AAE1-like, which translates to MEGLVLCPANHVPLTPLSFLERAAFVYRKKIGLIHGNISYSWEELHGRCVKLASALSQLGVSSGDVVAVVAPNVPAHYELHFGVPMARAILSTLNTMLDAATLAQKLQLLEAKIIFVYSDFIGLVLQALIILQEKDKPYHIVLIHENNNVKEPPVSSSVPSKILDYETIVEMGQPNFKIVYPKNEFDPISINFTSGSTGKPKGAVYSHRAAYLNAIADIFRYEMGKSPVFLWTVDMFRCNGWCLPWTVAALGGTNICLREINGKEILDAIYLHNVTHFCGAPMILTKIANAIDTNQPLLPHQVNVTVAGILPPREILTKMEKLGFNINHAYGMSEALGPMISMPWKFQDDFSKPNEDVNVKIREGVHNIMMEEVDVKDPESMKSVPADGKTIGEIMFRGNALMMGYLKDPSRTEEAFEGGWYRTKDLGIKYANGNIKLKDRAVDVVKSEGKTISTLEIEGVLIRHPMVLEVAVVARLDDVLGETPCAFVKLKKGCFVTDEEIIKFCEDWLQDYMVPKAVIFGDLPLNSTGKIQKFILRDKANKALKLCLGCNSVRELHTPSS; encoded by the exons ATGGAGGGATTGGTACTTTGCCCTGCAAACCACGTACCATTGACACCTTTAAGTTTTTTGGAACGTGCTGCATTTGTTTACCGCAAAAAGATAGGCTTAATTCATGGAAATATAAGTTATTCATGGGAAGAGTTACATGGAAGATGTGTGAAGCTTGCATCTGCCCTTTCTCAGCTTGGAGTTTCCTCTGGTGAtgtt GTGGCAGTAGTGGCACCTAATGTACCAGCACATTATGAGCTGCATTTTGGTGTACCAATGGCTAGGGCAATCCTTTCTACACTCAACACAATGCTAGATGCCGCCACATTGGCACAAAAACTTCAACTATTAGAGGCCAAAATCATTTTTGTTTACTCTGACTTCATTGGACTAGTGCTTCAGGCACTTATTATTCTTCAAGAAAAAGACAAGCCTTATCATATTGTCTTAATCCATGAAAATAACAATGTAAAAGAACCACCAGTGTCATCATCAGTACCATCAAAGATTCTGGATTACGAAACAATTGTTGAAATGGGGCAGCCTAATTTCAAGATTGTGTATCCGAAAAACGAATTTGATCCGATTTCGATCAATTTTACTTCTGGATCAACAGGGAAGCCTAAAGGAGCTGTGTATAGCCACAGAGCTGCGTATTTGAATGCAATTGCTGACATTTTTCGTTATGAAATGGGAAAAAGCCCTGTTTTTCTCTGGACAGTGGACATGTTTCGATGTAACGGATGGTGTCTCCCCTGGACAGTTGCTGCTTTGGGTGGCACTAATATTTGCCTAAGAGAAATCAATGGAAAAGAAATTTTGGATGCAATTTACCTTCACAATGTGACACATTTTTGTGGTGCACCAATGATTCTTACAAAAATTGCAAATGCTATAGACACAAATCAACCCTTATTACCTCACCAGGTGAATGTAACAGTAGCAGGGATATTGCCACCAAGAGAGATTCTGACCAAAATGGAAAAACTAGGATTTAATATCAACCATGCATATGGTATGAGTGAAGCACTCGGTCCAATGATATCGATGCCTTGGAAGTTTCAAGATGATTTCTCCAAGCCAAATGAAGACGTGAATGTGAAAATTCGCGAAGGAGTTCACAATATTATGATGGAAGAAGTTGATGTAAAAGATCCAGAGAGTATGAAAAGTGTGCCAGCAGATGGGAAAACCATAGGGGAAATCATGTTTAGAGGAAATGCCTTGATGATGGGGTACTTGAAAGATCCATCAAGAACTGAAGAAGCCTTTGAGGGAGGGTGGTACAGGACTAAAGATCTTGGAATTAAATATGCAAATGggaatataaaattaaaggatCGCGCTGTTGATGTAGTCAAATCTGAGGGGAAAACTATAAGCACACTTGAAATTGAAGGTGTTTTGATTAGGCATCCTATGGTTTTGGAGGTTGCAGTTGTAGCAAGACTTGATGATGTTCTTGGAGAGACCCCTTGTGCTTttgtaaaattgaaaaaaggGTGTTTTGTGACTGATGAAGAAATTATCAAGTTTTGTGAAGATTGGCTGCAGGATTATATGGTGCCTAAGGCTGTAATATTTGGTGATTTACCACTCAATTCTACAGGGAAAATACAGAAATTTATACTCAGGGACAAGGCTAACAAGGCATTGAAACTATGCCTGGGGTGCAACTCAGTCCGCGAGCTGCACACACCTTCATCGTAG
- the LOC129873057 gene encoding isocitrate dehydrogenase [NAD] regulatory subunit 1, mitochondrial-like: MARKSFPILKQLIQQSTNRCFTSNASPRAVTLIPGDGVGTLVTDSVEQVMQAMKAPVYFERYEVRGDMKCIPEEVIDSIKKNKVCLKGGLRTPVGGGVSSLNVQMRKELDLYASIVHCFTLPGLPTRHEDVDIVVIRENTEGEYAGLEHEVVPGVVESLKVITKYCSERIAKFAFEYANVNKRKKVTAVHKANIMKLADGLFLESCREVAVKYPEIQYEEIIVDNCCMQLVSKPEQFDVMVTPNLYGNLIANTAAGIAGGTGIMPGGNVGADQAVFEQGASAGNVGNEKILKLKKANPVALLMSSAMMLRHLEFPSFADRLETAVRRVIAEGKFKTKDVGGDSTTQEVVDAIIAALD, translated from the exons ATGGCTCGGAAATCCTTCCCGATCCTTAAACAACTCATCCAACAATCGACTAATCGTTGTTTCACCTCTAACGCCTCGCCACGAGCCGTCACGCTGATCCCAGGCGACGGCGTAGGTACACTGGTAACCGATTCAGTCGAACAAGTGATGCAGGCGATGAAGGCACCTGTTTACTTTGAGCGATACGAAGTGCGTGGTGATATGAAGTGTATACCGGAGGAAGTAATTGATTCGATTAAGAAGAATAAGGTTTGTCTGAAAGGAGGGCTAAGGACTCCTGTTGGTGGAGGTGTTAGTTCACTCAACGTGCAAATGAGGAAAGAGCTCGATTTGTACGCTTCCATTGTGCATTGTTTTACTCTGCCAGGGTTGCCTACTCGGCATGAGGATGTGGATATTGTGGTGATTAGGGAGAATACTGAGGGAGAGTATGCTGGCCTTGAGCATGAGGTTGTTCCTGGTGTCGTTGAGAGCCTTAAG GTGATAACAAAATATTGCTCAGAACGAATAGCAAAATTTGCGTTTGAGTATGCTAATgtaaacaaaagaaagaaagtcaCAGCTGTGCACAAAGCCAACATTATGAAACTTGCAGATGGTCTATTCTTAGAATCCTGTAGGGAAGTTGCAGTTAAGTATCCAGAAATACAGTATGAGGAGATTATTGTGGATAATTGCTGCATGCAACTTGTCTCAAAGCCAGAGCAATTTGATGTCATG GTGACTCCCAACCTCTACGGAAATTTGATTGCAAATACGGCTGCTGGCATTGCTGGTGGCACAGGAATCATGCCAGGAG GTAATGTTGGCGCTGATCAAGCAGTTTTTGAGCAAGGTGCTTCAGCTGGGAATGTTGGCAACGAAAAGATATTGAAGCTTAAGAAAGCAAATCCGGTGGCGCTTCTTATGTCGTCAGCAATGATGCTGAGACATCTTGAATTTCCGTCATTTGCTGATCGTTTAGAAACTGCTGTAAGACGTGTAATAGCAGAGGGAAAATTCAAGACAAAGGATGTTGGAGGGGATAGCACCACCCAAGAAGTTGTTGATGCAATTATAGCTGCTTTAGACTAA